A region from the Brienomyrus brachyistius isolate T26 unplaced genomic scaffold, BBRACH_0.4 scaffold57, whole genome shotgun sequence genome encodes:
- the arl13b gene encoding ADP-ribosylation factor-like protein 13B isoform X2, translated as MFSLMANCCSLMKRWKEPARKVTLLMVGLDNAGKTATVRGIQGENPEDVAPTVGFSKVDLKQGKFEVTIFDLGGGKRIRGIWKNYYAESYGVVFVVDSSDIQRIQETKDTMAEVLRHPRIAGKPVLVLANKQDRDGALAEADIIEHLSLEKLVNENKCLCQIEPCSAVIGYGKKMDKSIKNGLNWLLKNIARDYEAISERVEKDTTEQKAQEELEKKGRAERVRRAREERDKQERDEAEREGRTVQTGEEEDGASLSNPFQPIADVITENENKLKKQKEQEGEDISEGQRSPNGELQTFSNPASPQHQQLEEEEEEEEEEEEREKLTADSADSAEQTKKKAKKQWLKRKHRVDPLKSEEEAPEMRTPPPPPPVGWATPKATRLPKLEPLGDTKHSDFFGKPLPPVTADKQRPDSGLRSVIPYK; from the exons ATGTTCAGCCTCATGGCTAACTGCTGCAGCTTGATGAAACGCTGGAAGGAGCCAGCAAG GAAGGTAACATTGCTGATGGTGGGACTTGACAATGCAGGGAAGACTGCTACAGtcagagggatacagggag AAAACCCTGAGGATGTGGCACCCACTGTGGGCTTCTCTAAGGTGGACCTCAAGCAGGGGAAGTTTGAGGTAACCATCTTCGACCTCGGAGGAGGCAAGAGGATCCGTGGAATCTGGAAGAACTACTACGCGGAATCCTACGGCGTGGTTTTTGTGGTGGATTCCAGCGACATCCAGCGCATTCAGGAGACCAAGGACACCATGGCAGAGGTTCTGAGACACCCCCGCATTGCTGGGAAGCCTGTCCTTGT ACTGGCCAACAAACAAGACAGAGATGGTGCATTGGCAGAGGCAGATATCATAGAGCATCTATCCCTGGAGAAGCTTGTGAATGAGAATAAATGTCTCTGTCAAATT GAGCCCTGCTCAGCTGTCATTGGCTACGGGAAGAAGATGGACAAGTCCATTAAGAATGGGCTAAACTGGCTCCTGAAAAACATTGCGAGGGACTACGAGGCTATCAGCGAGCGCGTGGAGAAGGATACCACAGAGCAGAAGGCTCAAGAGGAGCTGGAGAAGAAGGGGCGAGCGGAGAGAGTCCGGAGAGCTCGAGAGGAGAG GGATAAACAAGAACGAGACGAGGCTGAAAGGGAGGGGAGGACTGTGCAGACAGGGGAGGAGGAAGATGGTGCCAGTTTGTCTAACCCTTTCCAGCCGATTGCTGATGTCATCACAGAG aatGAAAATAAGCTGAAGAAGCAGAAAGAGCAAGAGGGGGAGGACATCTCTGAGGGACAGCGGAGCCCCAATGGAGAGCTGCAGACCTTCAGCAATCCAGCCAGTCCACAGCAtcagcagctggaggaggaggaggaggaggaggaggaggaggaggagagagagaagttAACTGCAGACAGTGCAGACAGCG CCGAACAAACCAAAAAGAAAGCGAAGAAGCAGTGGCTGAAGCGGAAGCACAGGGTGGACCCCTTAAAATCGGAAGAGGAAGCCCCTGAGATGCGAacgccccctcctccccctccaG TTGGATGGGCTACTCCAAAAGCCACTAGGCTTCCCAAACTTGAGCCACTTGGGGACACAAAGCATTCTG ATTTCTTTGGAAAGCCACTCCCTCCTGTCACTGCCGATAAGCAGAGGCCTGACAGTGGCCTTCGCAGTGTCATTCCATACAAATGA
- the nsun3 gene encoding tRNA (cytosine(34)-C(5))-methyltransferase, mitochondrial isoform X1 produces MVRDVLILFGIRARNLRWERGKYQMFEALGCHSCFKSQCASWRVHVSERLFTSSCHQLSAGPQKQVCEVVLQHFDQQYSLELGQLWVVAREVLLQPHCWQYGIMLNRFSAPEDLKQRLCLQGFSSLVDHGSLQCLVHPARTRFPSQKHQPGWLKQYYLLNTASLLPVLALDVREGDRLLDMCSAPGGKALAVLQCATPALLHCNELNFQRQQWLSKTLESYVPPAVRNILTVSNLDGRTFGKIHAGTFDKVLVDAPCSNDRSWLYSAHPQQSTVRLGERTRLPEIQRDLLSHMGVGGSVGTPHPPVPGSKERRTPTLCAVTVVHGKLCVGRVPPRAFKGVFVLPTSCVGVCTSSVFISSHPSLIFPRSFKLVVISAVLLL; encoded by the exons ATGGTTCGCGATGTGCTGATATTGTTTGGCATTAGAGCGCGAAACCTAAGATGGGAGAGAGGCAAATACCAAATGTTCGAGGCTTTGGGGTGTCATTCATGTTTTAAGTCTCAGTGTGCGAGCTGGCGGGTCCACGTGTCAGAAAGGCTGTTCACCAGTTCGTGCCACCAG TTGAGTGCGGGACCTCAGAAGCAGGTGTGTGAAGTTGTCCTGCAGCACTTTGACCAGCAGTACAGTCTGGAGCTCGGCCAGCTGTGGGTGGTAGCCAG GGAGGTACTCCTGCAGCCACACTGCTGGCAGTATGGAATCATGCTGAACCGCTTCAGTGCTCCAGAGGATCTGAAGCAGCGGCTCTGCCTGCAGGGCTTCTCCAGCCTTGTAGACCACGGCTCCCTGCAGTGCCTTGTCCATCCAGCTCGCACCCGCTTCCCCTCGCAGAAGCATCAGCCCGGCTGGCTGAAACAATACTACCTGCTCAACACGGCCTCCCTGCTCCCTGTGCTGGCCCTGGACGTGAGAGAAGGAGACCGGCTCCTGGACATGTGTTCAGCTCCTGGGGGCAAAGCTCTGGCGGTCCTCCAGTGTGCCACACCAG CCTTGCTGCATTGCAATGAGTTAAACTTTCAGCGGCAGCAGTGGCTGAGCAAAACCCTGGAGTCCTACGTCCCGCCAGCTGTAAGAAACATTCTCACGGTCTCTAACCTGGATGGAAGAACGTTTGGGAAGATCCACGCTGGCACTTTCGACAAG GTTCTGGTGGACGCCCCATGTTCTAATGACCGGAGCTGGCTGTACTCAGCCCACCCGCAGCAGAGTACCGTGAGGCTGGGGGAGAGAACCAGACTTCCAGAGATCCAGAGGGACCTTCTCAG CCACATGGGAGTCGGGGGGAGTGTGGGGACCCCTCACCCCCCCGTTCCCGGCAGTAAAGAGAGACGGACGCCCACACTCTGTGCCGTAACTGTCGTACATGGCAAACTTTGTGTTGGACGGGTGCCGCCTCGTGCCTTTAAAGGCGTGTTTGTGCTTCCTACTTCCTGTGTAGGTGTCTGCACATCCTCAGTGTTTATATCCTCACACCCCAGCCTGATTTTCCCTCGAAGCTTTAAATTAGTTGTAATCTCCGCCGTTCTCCTTCTATAG
- the nsun3 gene encoding tRNA (cytosine(34)-C(5))-methyltransferase, mitochondrial isoform X2 yields MVRDVLILFGIRARNLRWERGKYQMFEALGCHSCFKSQCASWRVHVSERLFTSSCHQLSAGPQKQVCEVVLQHFDQQYSLELGQLWVVAREVLLQPHCWQYGIMLNRFSAPEDLKQRLCLQGFSSLVDHGSLQCLVHPARTRFPSQKHQPGWLKQYYLLNTASLLPVLALDVREGDRLLDMCSAPGGKALAVLQCATPALLHCNELNFQRQQWLSKTLESYVPPAVRNILTVSNLDGRTFGKIHAGTFDKVLVDAPCSNDRSWLYSAHPQQSTVRLGERTRLPEIQRDLLRSALAAVRPGGLVVYSTCTLSHAENGAVVQEVLSCCSNAELQNLEEMSCSLSHRFTFGPSSPFGLLVVPDHGRTWGPMFLSKLKRLY; encoded by the exons ATGGTTCGCGATGTGCTGATATTGTTTGGCATTAGAGCGCGAAACCTAAGATGGGAGAGAGGCAAATACCAAATGTTCGAGGCTTTGGGGTGTCATTCATGTTTTAAGTCTCAGTGTGCGAGCTGGCGGGTCCACGTGTCAGAAAGGCTGTTCACCAGTTCGTGCCACCAG TTGAGTGCGGGACCTCAGAAGCAGGTGTGTGAAGTTGTCCTGCAGCACTTTGACCAGCAGTACAGTCTGGAGCTCGGCCAGCTGTGGGTGGTAGCCAG GGAGGTACTCCTGCAGCCACACTGCTGGCAGTATGGAATCATGCTGAACCGCTTCAGTGCTCCAGAGGATCTGAAGCAGCGGCTCTGCCTGCAGGGCTTCTCCAGCCTTGTAGACCACGGCTCCCTGCAGTGCCTTGTCCATCCAGCTCGCACCCGCTTCCCCTCGCAGAAGCATCAGCCCGGCTGGCTGAAACAATACTACCTGCTCAACACGGCCTCCCTGCTCCCTGTGCTGGCCCTGGACGTGAGAGAAGGAGACCGGCTCCTGGACATGTGTTCAGCTCCTGGGGGCAAAGCTCTGGCGGTCCTCCAGTGTGCCACACCAG CCTTGCTGCATTGCAATGAGTTAAACTTTCAGCGGCAGCAGTGGCTGAGCAAAACCCTGGAGTCCTACGTCCCGCCAGCTGTAAGAAACATTCTCACGGTCTCTAACCTGGATGGAAGAACGTTTGGGAAGATCCACGCTGGCACTTTCGACAAG GTTCTGGTGGACGCCCCATGTTCTAATGACCGGAGCTGGCTGTACTCAGCCCACCCGCAGCAGAGTACCGTGAGGCTGGGGGAGAGAACCAGACTTCCAGAGATCCAGAGGGACCTTCTCAG GTCAGCCTTGGCAGCAGTTCGTCCTGGAGGTCTGGTTGTTTATTCCACCTGCACCCTGTCCCATGCGGAGAACGGCGCCGTGGTCCAAGAAGTCCTGTCCTGCTGCTCCAATGCAGAGCTTCAGAACCTGGAGGAGATGTCCTGCTCCCTCAGTCATCGCTTCACCTTCGGCCCCAGCTCTCCATTTGGTCTCCTAGTTGTCCCAGATCATGGTCGGACTTGGGGTCCTATGTTCCTCTCTAAGCTCAAAAGACtgtattaa
- the arl13b gene encoding ADP-ribosylation factor-like protein 13B isoform X3 yields MFSLMANCCSLMKRWKEPARKVTLLMVGLDNAGKTATVRGIQGENPEDVAPTVGFSKVDLKQGKFEVTIFDLGGGKRIRGIWKNYYAESYGVVFVVDSSDIQRIQETKDTMAEVLRHPRIAGKPVLVLANKQDRDGALAEADIIEHLSLEKLVNENKCLCQIEPCSAVIGYGKKMDKSIKNGLNWLLKNIARDYEAISERVEKDTTEQKAQEELEKKGRAERVRRAREERDKQERDEAEREGRTVQTGEEEDGASLSNPFQPIADVITENENKLKKQKEQEGEDISEGQRSPNGELQTFSNPASPQHQQLEEEEEEEEEEEEREKLTADSADSAAEQTKKKAKKQWLKRKHRVDPLKSEEEAPEMRTPPPPPPVGWATPKATRLPKLEPLGDTKHSARGV; encoded by the exons ATGTTCAGCCTCATGGCTAACTGCTGCAGCTTGATGAAACGCTGGAAGGAGCCAGCAAG GAAGGTAACATTGCTGATGGTGGGACTTGACAATGCAGGGAAGACTGCTACAGtcagagggatacagggag AAAACCCTGAGGATGTGGCACCCACTGTGGGCTTCTCTAAGGTGGACCTCAAGCAGGGGAAGTTTGAGGTAACCATCTTCGACCTCGGAGGAGGCAAGAGGATCCGTGGAATCTGGAAGAACTACTACGCGGAATCCTACGGCGTGGTTTTTGTGGTGGATTCCAGCGACATCCAGCGCATTCAGGAGACCAAGGACACCATGGCAGAGGTTCTGAGACACCCCCGCATTGCTGGGAAGCCTGTCCTTGT ACTGGCCAACAAACAAGACAGAGATGGTGCATTGGCAGAGGCAGATATCATAGAGCATCTATCCCTGGAGAAGCTTGTGAATGAGAATAAATGTCTCTGTCAAATT GAGCCCTGCTCAGCTGTCATTGGCTACGGGAAGAAGATGGACAAGTCCATTAAGAATGGGCTAAACTGGCTCCTGAAAAACATTGCGAGGGACTACGAGGCTATCAGCGAGCGCGTGGAGAAGGATACCACAGAGCAGAAGGCTCAAGAGGAGCTGGAGAAGAAGGGGCGAGCGGAGAGAGTCCGGAGAGCTCGAGAGGAGAG GGATAAACAAGAACGAGACGAGGCTGAAAGGGAGGGGAGGACTGTGCAGACAGGGGAGGAGGAAGATGGTGCCAGTTTGTCTAACCCTTTCCAGCCGATTGCTGATGTCATCACAGAG aatGAAAATAAGCTGAAGAAGCAGAAAGAGCAAGAGGGGGAGGACATCTCTGAGGGACAGCGGAGCCCCAATGGAGAGCTGCAGACCTTCAGCAATCCAGCCAGTCCACAGCAtcagcagctggaggaggaggaggaggaggaggaggaggaggaggagagagagaagttAACTGCAGACAGTGCAGACAGCG CAGCCGAACAAACCAAAAAGAAAGCGAAGAAGCAGTGGCTGAAGCGGAAGCACAGGGTGGACCCCTTAAAATCGGAAGAGGAAGCCCCTGAGATGCGAacgccccctcctccccctccaG TTGGATGGGCTACTCCAAAAGCCACTAGGCTTCCCAAACTTGAGCCACTTGGGGACACAAAGCATTCTG CGCGTGGCGTATAG
- the arl13b gene encoding ADP-ribosylation factor-like protein 13B isoform X1 has product MFSLMANCCSLMKRWKEPARKVTLLMVGLDNAGKTATVRGIQGENPEDVAPTVGFSKVDLKQGKFEVTIFDLGGGKRIRGIWKNYYAESYGVVFVVDSSDIQRIQETKDTMAEVLRHPRIAGKPVLVLANKQDRDGALAEADIIEHLSLEKLVNENKCLCQIEPCSAVIGYGKKMDKSIKNGLNWLLKNIARDYEAISERVEKDTTEQKAQEELEKKGRAERVRRAREERDKQERDEAEREGRTVQTGEEEDGASLSNPFQPIADVITENENKLKKQKEQEGEDISEGQRSPNGELQTFSNPASPQHQQLEEEEEEEEEEEEREKLTADSADSAAEQTKKKAKKQWLKRKHRVDPLKSEEEAPEMRTPPPPPPVGWATPKATRLPKLEPLGDTKHSDFFGKPLPPVTADKQRPDSGLRSVIPYK; this is encoded by the exons ATGTTCAGCCTCATGGCTAACTGCTGCAGCTTGATGAAACGCTGGAAGGAGCCAGCAAG GAAGGTAACATTGCTGATGGTGGGACTTGACAATGCAGGGAAGACTGCTACAGtcagagggatacagggag AAAACCCTGAGGATGTGGCACCCACTGTGGGCTTCTCTAAGGTGGACCTCAAGCAGGGGAAGTTTGAGGTAACCATCTTCGACCTCGGAGGAGGCAAGAGGATCCGTGGAATCTGGAAGAACTACTACGCGGAATCCTACGGCGTGGTTTTTGTGGTGGATTCCAGCGACATCCAGCGCATTCAGGAGACCAAGGACACCATGGCAGAGGTTCTGAGACACCCCCGCATTGCTGGGAAGCCTGTCCTTGT ACTGGCCAACAAACAAGACAGAGATGGTGCATTGGCAGAGGCAGATATCATAGAGCATCTATCCCTGGAGAAGCTTGTGAATGAGAATAAATGTCTCTGTCAAATT GAGCCCTGCTCAGCTGTCATTGGCTACGGGAAGAAGATGGACAAGTCCATTAAGAATGGGCTAAACTGGCTCCTGAAAAACATTGCGAGGGACTACGAGGCTATCAGCGAGCGCGTGGAGAAGGATACCACAGAGCAGAAGGCTCAAGAGGAGCTGGAGAAGAAGGGGCGAGCGGAGAGAGTCCGGAGAGCTCGAGAGGAGAG GGATAAACAAGAACGAGACGAGGCTGAAAGGGAGGGGAGGACTGTGCAGACAGGGGAGGAGGAAGATGGTGCCAGTTTGTCTAACCCTTTCCAGCCGATTGCTGATGTCATCACAGAG aatGAAAATAAGCTGAAGAAGCAGAAAGAGCAAGAGGGGGAGGACATCTCTGAGGGACAGCGGAGCCCCAATGGAGAGCTGCAGACCTTCAGCAATCCAGCCAGTCCACAGCAtcagcagctggaggaggaggaggaggaggaggaggaggaggaggagagagagaagttAACTGCAGACAGTGCAGACAGCG CAGCCGAACAAACCAAAAAGAAAGCGAAGAAGCAGTGGCTGAAGCGGAAGCACAGGGTGGACCCCTTAAAATCGGAAGAGGAAGCCCCTGAGATGCGAacgccccctcctccccctccaG TTGGATGGGCTACTCCAAAAGCCACTAGGCTTCCCAAACTTGAGCCACTTGGGGACACAAAGCATTCTG ATTTCTTTGGAAAGCCACTCCCTCCTGTCACTGCCGATAAGCAGAGGCCTGACAGTGGCCTTCGCAGTGTCATTCCATACAAATGA
- the nsun3 gene encoding tRNA (cytosine(34)-C(5))-methyltransferase, mitochondrial isoform X3 — protein sequence MVRDVLILFGIRARNLRWERGKYQMFEALGCHSCFKSQCASWRVHVSERLFTSSCHQLSAGPQKQVCEVVLQHFDQQYSLELGQLWVVAREVLLQPHCWQYGIMLNRFSAPEDLKQRLCLQGFSSLVDHGSLQCLVHPARTRFPSQKHQPGWLKQYYLLNTASLLPVLALDVREGDRLLDMCSAPGGKALAVLQCATPALLHCNELNFQRQQWLSKTLESYVPPAVRNILTVSNLDGRTFGKIHAGTFDKVLVDAPCSNDRSWLYSAHPQQSTVRLGERTRLPEIQRDLLSRLRTNDLIRQR from the exons ATGGTTCGCGATGTGCTGATATTGTTTGGCATTAGAGCGCGAAACCTAAGATGGGAGAGAGGCAAATACCAAATGTTCGAGGCTTTGGGGTGTCATTCATGTTTTAAGTCTCAGTGTGCGAGCTGGCGGGTCCACGTGTCAGAAAGGCTGTTCACCAGTTCGTGCCACCAG TTGAGTGCGGGACCTCAGAAGCAGGTGTGTGAAGTTGTCCTGCAGCACTTTGACCAGCAGTACAGTCTGGAGCTCGGCCAGCTGTGGGTGGTAGCCAG GGAGGTACTCCTGCAGCCACACTGCTGGCAGTATGGAATCATGCTGAACCGCTTCAGTGCTCCAGAGGATCTGAAGCAGCGGCTCTGCCTGCAGGGCTTCTCCAGCCTTGTAGACCACGGCTCCCTGCAGTGCCTTGTCCATCCAGCTCGCACCCGCTTCCCCTCGCAGAAGCATCAGCCCGGCTGGCTGAAACAATACTACCTGCTCAACACGGCCTCCCTGCTCCCTGTGCTGGCCCTGGACGTGAGAGAAGGAGACCGGCTCCTGGACATGTGTTCAGCTCCTGGGGGCAAAGCTCTGGCGGTCCTCCAGTGTGCCACACCAG CCTTGCTGCATTGCAATGAGTTAAACTTTCAGCGGCAGCAGTGGCTGAGCAAAACCCTGGAGTCCTACGTCCCGCCAGCTGTAAGAAACATTCTCACGGTCTCTAACCTGGATGGAAGAACGTTTGGGAAGATCCACGCTGGCACTTTCGACAAG GTTCTGGTGGACGCCCCATGTTCTAATGACCGGAGCTGGCTGTACTCAGCCCACCCGCAGCAGAGTACCGTGAGGCTGGGGGAGAGAACCAGACTTCCAGAGATCCAGAGGGACCTTCTCAG CAGATTACGTACCAATGACTTGATTCGGCAGAGGTGA
- the LOC125724513 gene encoding syntaxin-19-like, with protein sequence MKDRLEELQKTIDAQEENKDDNNPFTDEEEEDDVPITSEAVIFEKEPMLENFLREAQHIREDIYHLEAEVNKFSQEQKTLTAAMRSFSMTKKENSVTLDIKLQAESIYKQLDTLLKQVKQTEAKSNPSCTATRIQCSQHAMLLRHFQKVTCQYNETLMSRQEKCKKFIIRQLEISGQETSEEEVDKMVEQGRWKVFSENFLDEAKVTRTQIFEIERRHKELIRLESSMKDLHDLFMEISLLVQEQGEHIENIQAQVEKTQNFTASIKENIKKAARYKKENPFKRICCFCCRICAN encoded by the coding sequence ATGAAGGACcgactggaggagctgcagaagACAATAGATGCCCAAGAGGAAAACAAGGATGACAACAACCCCTTCacggatgaggaggaggaggatgatgtGCCCATCACTTCAGAGGCAGTGATCTTTGAGAAGGAGCCAATGCTGGAAAACTTCCTCCGAGAGGCACAACACATCCGAGAGGACATTTACCACCTGGAGGCGGAGGTCAACAAGTTCAGCCAGGAGCAGAAGACCCTGACTGCTGCTATGCGGAGCTTCAGCATGACGAAAAAGGAGAACAGTGTCACTTTGGACATCAAACTGCAGGCAGAGAGTATCTACAAGCAGCTGGACACCCTGCTCAAGCAAGTGAAGCAAACAGAAGCGAAGAGCAACCCGTCGTGCACTGCAACCCGCATCCAGTGTTCCCAGCATGCCATGCTCCTTCGCCACTTCCAGAAAGTCACGTGTCAATACAACGAGACTCTAATGAGCAGGCAAGAAAAGTGCAAGAAATTCATCATCCGTCAACTAGAGATATCCGGGCAGGAAACGTCAGAGGAGGAAGTGGACAAGATGGTGGAGCAGGGCAGGTGGAAGGTTTTCAGCGAGAACTTCCTGGATGAGGCTAAGGTTACCCGTACACAGATCTTTGAAATAGAGAGGCGCCACAAGGAGCTCATTCGCCTAGAGAGCAGCATGAAGGACCTGCATGACCTCTTCATGGAAATATCCCTGTTGGTGCAGGAGCAGGGGGAACACATCGAGAACATCCAGGCCCAAGTGGAGAAGACACAAAACTTCACGGCGAGCATCAAGGAGAATATCAAAAAAGCAGCTAGGTACAAAAAGGAGAACCCCTTCAAGAGAATATGCTGCTTCTGTTGTCGAATTTGTGCAAACTGA